The stretch of DNA ATGCGATTCGCCACCACGGTCCGCGCTGGCGCCAGGTCGAAACCGAGTTCTACGGTGTCAACCAGGAAGGCGGGAGGGGTGTAATCTTTGCGGTAGATCGTCGTGGGGCTGCTGTCGGTGCGCATTGGAGGCTCTGAGGACGGATACAAAGGCTTATTTTACCAATACCGGGGCTGCCTGATGCGCGGAATCGTGGTTTGAGAGACAATTGACCTTTGGTGGGAACTAACATTGCTGGCGTACATCGCGCCGTAACAGTCTGTAATAATCAAGCGGGCGCCGTGCCGGCGGCATACACTGGATCCCGGATCACCCGTTTTAGCTGAAAGGGAATCATCATGAAAAACTATCTTGCCGCGCTGGGAGCGGCCGCCGTGGTGCTGTTGAGCGGATGCGCGACCACGCTGCACAGCAACGTCACCGCGTTCAACGACTGGCCGGCCGCCGATCTTCAGGACAAGTCCTTCGCTTTCGAGGCGCCGCAGGGGGCCAACGATACGCTGGAATTCCGCAACTACCAGGCGCTGGTGGCCAACCAGCTGACCCAGCTGGGCTTCCATCAGGCTGGCGAAGGCCAACAGCCGCAGCTGATGGTCAGCATGAAATACTTCACCATCGATCATCCGGTGCGCGTGATTCAGGCCGATCCGTTTGACGATCCGTACTGGGGGCCGGGCTTTGGCCGCTACGGCTACTATGGCCGCTTCGGCTATTCGCGCTGGGCTTATCGTCCGTTCTTCTATGATCCGTACCGTTTCGGTCCGCGTTATGTGAGCGAGCAGATCAAGCACCAGTATCAACGCCAGCTGCGTGTGACCATCGATACCGTATCGGGCCGCAAGCTGTATGACGTGACGGTGCAGAACACCAGCGGCGTGCAGGCGACGCCGTATGTGATGCCGGCGCTGGTGCAGAGTGCGTTCACCGGCTTCCCGGGCCAGAATGGCGTGCCGCGTACCATCGACATCACCATCGATCCGAAGACACCGACGGTGCAGGCGGCCAATCCGGCGCCGAAGGCTAACTGACGTCATTCCCGCGCACGCGGGAATCCATACTCAGCATGGGCTCCCGCTTGCGCGGGAGCGACGCGTCATAACCGGCGCTTCAGGTAGACCGGCATCAGCCACCAGGCGCACACAATCAGCAGCCCCATCACGGCGGCAACCGCCATCCCCACGGTGGCGCCAAATACTTCCGACATCACCAGATCCGTCCCCAGCACCAGGGCAATCGCCAGCGCAAACGCGCCCGCGACGATCTGGCGCGTGGCGATGCGCTTGAAGCGGGCCCGGTCCTTCAGCGGCCGCAGCAGCCGGTGCTGGATCGCCGGCGCGCTCAGCAGCACCAGGCTGGCCAGCGAAAACAAGAAGGTCGCCAGGAACAGCAGCTTTTCAAGGTGCACAATTTTCGCAAAGCCGCCGTTGAACGGCAGGATGATCAGAAACGCCGACAGCATCTGCGCACCCGGCAGCAGGATGCGCATTTCGCTCAGCATGTCCGAAAAATCACCGTCGTCGCGCTCGTCGCTTTGGGTGTCGTTGTCGCGCTCTTCCGGGGCCGCGCTCATGGCAGCAGGATGGTCGAGCCGGTGGTCTTGCGCGCTTCCAGGTCGCGGTGCGCCTGTTGCACGTCGGCCAGCGCATAGCGTTGGCGAATATCTATTTTCACTTCCCCGCTGCTGACCACGCCGAACAGCGACTTGGCCATCGCTTCCAGATCCTCGCGCCTGGCGGCATAAGTCATCAAGGTCGGCCGCGTGACGAACAGCGAACCGCGGCTGGCCAGCTCGCTCAGGGCGAACGGCGTCACCGGACCGGAGGCGTTGCCGAAACTGACCATCGTGCCCAGCGGCTGCAGGCAATCCAGCGAGCCGATGAAGGTATCCTTGCCGATCGAGTCGTAGACTGCCGAGACGCCCTTGCCGTCGGTCAGTTCCTTGACGCGCTCGGTGAAGTTTTCCTTGTTGTAGTTGATGACCTCGGCGGCGCCGTTTTCAATCGCCAGCGCCGCCTTCTCTTCCGAGCCGACCGTGCCGATCAGCTTGACGCCCATCACCCTCGCCCACTGGCAGGCGATCAGGCCGACGCCGCCGGCCGCCGCGTGGAACAGAATGGTGTCGCCGGCCTTCAGCGGCACCGTGCGGTGGAACAGGTATTGCACCGTCAGCCCTTGCAGCATCATCGCGGCGGCGGTGTCGAATTCGATCTGGTTCGGCAGCACCAGCAGCTGCGAGGCCGGGATGATGCGCGCTTCCGAATACGAACCCAGCGGACGGCCGCCGTAGGCCACGCGGTCGCCGACCTTCAGATCGGTCACGCCCTCGCCCACTTCTTCCACCACGCCGGCGCCCTCCACGCCCAGCGCGCCGGGCATCGGCTGCGGGTACAGGCCGGTGCGGTGGTAGACGTCGATATAGTTCAGGCCAATGGCTTCATGGCGCATCCGCACCTCGCCCGGACCGGGCGGCGGCAGATCGACCTCCACCAGTTCCATCACTTCGGGACCGCCGACGCGGTTGATGCGGATCGCCTTGACCATTGCTCTTCTCCTCAATTAGGCAGCGCGTTGCTGAAGCTGAGACAGTACCAGATGTGCCGACGACAGGTTGGTGGCGCACGGCGTATTGTGCACGTCGCAGGCGCGCACCAGGGCGTTGATGTCCGGTTCGTGCGGCTGCGGCGTCATCGGATCGCGCAGGAAGATCACGCAGTCGATCTGGCCTTCCACCAGCAGCGAGCCGATCTGCAAATCGCCGCCGAACGGGCCGGAATGCTTGCGCTCCACCTCCAGGCCGACTTCGTTGATCAGGCGGCCGCCGGTGGTGCCGGTGGCCACCAGCGCGCAGGTCGACAGGAACGCCTTGTATTCGGTGGCCAGCGTGATCATGTCGTCTTTTTTCTTGTCGTGCGCAATCAGGGCAATGCGGAATTTCATGTCTTGATCCTAGTTTATTTTTTGGACAGCAGATAGATCCCGGCCAGCACGAGGGCGGTGCCGCCCAGTTGCCAGGAGGTGACGGGTTCGCCCAGCAGCAGCGCGCCCAGGAACAGCGTTGACACCGGGCCGATCATACCAGCCTGCGAGGCGGTGCCCGCGCCGATGCGTTCGACGGCGATCATGGTCATGAACACCGGCGCCACCGTGCACAGCAGGCCGTTCAGCAGCGACAGGCCGTACACCGGCAACGGCTGGATCAGCATCTCGGGCGGCCGCAGCAGGAAGAACTGGCCAACGCAGGCCACGGTCGAGACGCACATCGCGTACGACACCAGCTTGAGCGAGCCGAGCCGCTTGACCATTTCACCGGACAGCAGCAGGTAGGCGGCATACGCGGCGGCCGAGCCGGTCACCAATGCCGCACCCAACACGACGTTATGGCCGCCCTGCAGGTCGTGCACGAACACCAGCACGATGCCGCAGTAAGAAATCAGCAGCGCCATCCACTGCTTGTGGCTGATGTGCTGCTTGAGAAAGGTGGAGCTGATGAGCAGCACGAAGGTGGGCGTCAGGAACAGGATCAGCCGCTCCAGGCCGACTGAAATGTATTGCAGGCCGAGGAAGTCGAGGAAGCTGGACAGGTAGTAGCCGACCAGGCCGAGGCCGAGGATGCGCCAGCGGTCGCCACCGGTCAGCGGCGCGCCGGTGCGCATCTTCCACACCGCCACAGCGGCGAACACCGGGAACGAGAACAGCATGCGGAAAGCGATCAGGGTGACGGCGTCGATGTGGTAGCGGTACAGCAGCTTGGCGACGATGGCCTTGGTGGAAAACAGAACCGAGCCGCCGATGGCGATACCCAACCCGCTGAGAAATGCCGCGCGCGTCAGCGGGCTGTGTGTGGTACTTTTGTCCATAGGCAAATTGTATCGCCTAAACCCCAACCTCGCTCGGCAGCCCCATTTTGAGCCGCGTCAATTTGATTGGTGATAGGCTGTGTGAGCATCGCGAGATGGAGATTCGAAGATATACGCGAGCGGATCTATCCGTTCCCTTCCAACAATGGTTTGACCATTTGGACAAACTCGCGGCGGCAAAAGTCTCAAGGGCGCTATTTAGAATGGGCGATGGAAACCTGTCCCGAGTGAAATGGTTTGCCAGTATTGGGGAATATGTCATCGACTGGGGGCCTGGATATCGGATTTATCTTGCAAAAGACGGCGCGATGACGATTCTATTGCTTGGTGGCGGAACAAAAAAACATCAACAAATCGATATCACACGCGCAAAGCTCATGCACGAAGAATTCAAAAGGCGCAAGAAAGAGACCGGCGGAGGATTACTATGGAGCTAGCGGGTTTTGAAGTCGGCATTGTTGAGCGCATTCAACGTGAGCCAGCTTTTGCCGTCGCCTTGATGACAGAAGTAAATGAAGCTTTTGCAGAAGATGAAAACAATATCGCAAAAGGTATATTGCGAGTCTTAACCTTCGGCACAGTTGGGTTCTCAGCTTTGGCACATTCCTTGTCATTGACGGCGGAGACACTGCAGCAATTGCTTTCGCAAGACGCAACGCCAGACACCGCCAGCCTGAGAGCGGTAGAAAAGGCGCTCAGGCTGGCGTTGGGGGTTGCTGCTAGCTAATCGTCACCGCTGGCGTGCCGGCGGTGACCGTCGCGGTGGTGGTGCGGGCGACGATGGTGGCTGGGGCGGTGGTGCCGACCAGCTTGTTCACCTGGCGGAACTGGGCCGTCATTTTGCCCGGCGTCAGCGTCACCAGCGTGTAGCCCTGCGCATCGGTGTTCAGATGCTTGAGCCACGGATTGTTGCCCAGCGCGGATAGTTGCTGCGCCAGCGTGAGCAGGCTGGTGTTGAAGTCGCTGTTGGCTTGCAGGCCGGCCAGTACGGCGCCGGTGGTCGCTTCCAGCTGCGACTCCGGCACGCCTTTCGCCGCCAGCGCGCCGCGCAGCTGCACGCGGGTCTGTTCGGCCAGCGACGCCACCGTCGGCGCAGCTTTGCCCATGGTGTAATCCAGCAGGTTGAAGTTCAGGTTGACCGTGCCCAGCCCGGTCACCGGCACCGCTACCGGGTAGGACACCAGCGTGCCGATGTCGCCCAGCGTCGATGCCGCATCGCGCAGGTAGCTGAAGAACGAGTCCGAGCTGATGCCGGCCGATACCAGATCCACCATCACCGGCGTGCCGCCACCGGTGGCGTCGAAGTCGTCGTTGACGGTGCCGGCGAAGAAGGAGTGAATGTCGCCGGTCATCGCCACCACGTTGCCGATGTTGTTGGTCTTCAGGTGAGCCATCAGCGCCTTGCGCTCGCTGTTGTAGCCGTCCCACTGGTCACAGTTGAGCAGGAACTTGGTGAAGAACGCCGACAGCGCATCCTTCTTGCCCGATGCCGCCACAAACGCGGAATTGGCCTTGTTGGCCTGCACTTCCGGCTTGATGTAGCCGAAGGCGATGGTCTGCCCCGCCACCGCAGCCAGCGCCGCGCCGCTTTGGCCGGCAGCCGCCGCAGCAGCGACCTTGCCGAAGGTGGCGACGGCAATCGCCGCCTGCGCCGCCGTCAGTCCGGCCGCCACGCCAGCCGCCGCTTGCGCATCCGCTGCGGCGCCGCCGGCCGCCTTGGTGGCGATGGCGACTGCGGCCGCTTGCGCCACGGCCGATGATGCGCCCGCCGTCACACCCGCCACAATCGCACCAGCCACGGCGAAGTTGCCGCCGGTCGATGCAGCGGCCGTGCCGACCGAAGTCGCCACGGTCGTCACCGCGTTCAAGGCCAGCAAGGTGGCAATGGCGTCCACGCCGTTCAGGCCCATGCGCAGCAGCGAGACTTCATTGCCCCACAGTTTCCAGGTCGCGGTGGCGGCCTTCATCTTGTCCATCCACCACTGGCGCTGGGTGTTGCCGAGCATGGTGGCGGTGGTCAGCGGGTCCAGGCCGATGCTCTTGGCGCCGGCCATCTTCTGCGCTTCCACGCTATTGAACAGGTCTTGCGGCACCAGGTAACGCGAGCCGATGCGGCCCAGCGGCTTGCCGGTTGCCGGGTTAATCGACGATTCCGGAATGATGTGGTCGGCGCGGTACAGGCGCTCGTCGGTCATCACCAGTTGCATCAGCTTGCCGAACTGGAAGTCGCGGTAGATCTTGATGTTCTGGAAGGTGGTGTTGGCGCCGTCCAGCGTCACATCGGCCGGCATGTACTCGAACCAGGCCTGGTTGGCGCTGCGGCGGCGCGCCGGCTGGTGCAGGTCGGAGCCGTCGGCGTTGAACGAGCCGTCGTAGGTTTCGGCGTCCTGCCAGGCGTCGTCGGTAAATTCATGGTCGTCCCAGATGGCGATGAAGGCGAAGCGCTCGTGCAGCGCCTGCAGGCGCGCGTCGGTGCGGTATTTCTTGTACAGGTAGCGGTAATCGTTGACCGTGTTGGCGTACTTGGCGCCGGAGCTGCCGTTTTTATACACGCCGTCCGGCAGCACCAGCGCATCGTGGCGGCTTTCCACCGCGCCGAGCTGGAAGTCCTCGCCCACGGTTTCGTAGATGTAATCGCCCAGGTGGACGATGAAGTCCAGCTGCTCGGCGGCGATCGACGTCATCGCGCCCCAGTGGTTGACGCTCCAGTCCTGGCACGTCATGTAGACGAACTGCAGCTGCGCGACGTCGGCGTCGGCCGCCGGTGCGGTCTTGAAGCGGCCGACATTCGAGCGGTTGTCGCCGGCGATGAACTGGTAATAGTAAGTGGTGGCGGCCGACAGCCCGGTCAGCTTGTGGCGCACGGTGTTGTCGTACTGGACCTGCAACGGCAGCTTGACGTCGGCCACGGTGGCGCCGCTGAGCGCGGCATTGCTGCCCAGCGCGGCGCTGTTGTCGGTGGTGGTGACGATCAGACGGATGGCGGTGTCGCTGCCGGTGGCGACGGCGACGTTGTCGAAAGCCGACGGCACGGCGCGGGTCCACAGCATAATGCTGTCGGCGCGCGGGTCGCCGGAGGCCACGCTTTGCGGGAATTTCCACGCGCCGCTGGCCAGCGCCAGGTCGCTGCCGGGCGCGCCATCGCTGCCGCCGCAGGCGCTCAAGCCCACGCCCGAGGCCACCGATACCGTGATAAAGCTGCCGAATTTAATAAACTGCCGACGATCCATGTCCACTCCCGCCAATGTAATAGTGACAAAAGAATCAACATTAGCAGGTCGATGTGACAACTTCCCTACAAAAAGTGGAGGCCGGCCTCTAGCGGCAGCACAGGGAGGCCAAGACGGTTTCTGTCAAGGCTCTTATGCTAGAATACCGCCCTCACCGCAGCACCATCGCTTAAATTACCGACACACCGCCGAAGGAAGACCGAACATGGCTGGACACAGCAAATGGGCCAACATCAAGCACAAAAAGGCAGCAACTGACGCGAAACGCGGCAAGATCTGGACTCGCCTGATCAAGGAAATCACCGTTGCTGCGCGCATGGGCGGCGGCGACATCACGTCGAATCCGCGCCTGCGCCTCGCCATCGACAAGGCGGCCGACGCCAATATGCCGAAAGATAACGTGCAGCGCGCGATCACCCGCGGCACCGGCGGCGAAGACGGCGCGGCCTACGAGGAAGTCCGCTACGAAGGCTACGGCGTCGGCGGCGCGGCGATCATCGTCGACTGCATGACCGACAACCGCGTGCGCACCGTGGCTGAAGTCCGCAACGCCTTCAACAAGAATGGCGGTAACATGGGCAACGAAGGCTCGGTGGCCTTCATGTTCAAGCACTGCGGCCAGTTCCTGTTCGCGCCGGGCACCAATGAAGACGCACTGATGGAAGCGGCGCTGGAAGCCGGCGCCGAAGACGTGGTCACCGATGAGGAAGGCGGCATCGAAGTGCTGTGCGGCCCGCACGACTTCGCCGGCGTGAAAGACGCGCTGGAAGCCAAGGGCTTCAAGGCCGAAGTGGCCGAGATCATCATGAAGCCGGATGTCGAAATCGCCGTCAACGGCGACAACGCGATCAAGATGCAGAAACTGCTGGACGCGCTGGAAGCGCTGGACGATGTGCAGGAAGTGTATTCCAACACCCTGATTGAAGACTGAGCGAAGACTGAGGGATTATGAAAATATTGGTAGTCGGCTCCGGCGGCCGTGAACATGCACTGGCCTGGAAACTGGCGCAGTCCGAGCGCATCCAGATGGTGTACGTGGCCCCAGGTAATGGCGGCACCGCGCGCGATTCGCGCCTGGTCAACGTCAACATCACCGACCTGCACGAGCTGGCGAACTTCGTCGAGAGCGAAGGCATCAGCCTGACCGTGGTCGGCCCGGAGACCCCGCTGGCCGGCGGCATCGTCAACCTGTTCCGCGCGCGCGGCCTGAAAGTCTTCGGCCCAACGAAAGAAGCGGCGCAGCTGGAGTCGTCGAAAGACTTCGCCAAGGCGTTCATGCATCGCCACGGCATCCCGACCGCCAAGTACGAAACCTTCTCCGACGTCGCTCCGGCGCACGCCTACATCGACGCCCATG from Duganella dendranthematis encodes:
- a CDS encoding DUF4136 domain-containing protein, giving the protein MKNYLAALGAAAVVLLSGCATTLHSNVTAFNDWPAADLQDKSFAFEAPQGANDTLEFRNYQALVANQLTQLGFHQAGEGQQPQLMVSMKYFTIDHPVRVIQADPFDDPYWGPGFGRYGYYGRFGYSRWAYRPFFYDPYRFGPRYVSEQIKHQYQRQLRVTIDTVSGRKLYDVTVQNTSGVQATPYVMPALVQSAFTGFPGQNGVPRTIDITIDPKTPTVQAANPAPKAN
- a CDS encoding DUF6328 family protein, coding for MSAAPEERDNDTQSDERDDGDFSDMLSEMRILLPGAQMLSAFLIILPFNGGFAKIVHLEKLLFLATFLFSLASLVLLSAPAIQHRLLRPLKDRARFKRIATRQIVAGAFALAIALVLGTDLVMSEVFGATVGMAVAAVMGLLIVCAWWLMPVYLKRRL
- a CDS encoding quinone oxidoreductase family protein; this translates as MVKAIRINRVGGPEVMELVEVDLPPPGPGEVRMRHEAIGLNYIDVYHRTGLYPQPMPGALGVEGAGVVEEVGEGVTDLKVGDRVAYGGRPLGSYSEARIIPASQLLVLPNQIEFDTAAAMMLQGLTVQYLFHRTVPLKAGDTILFHAAAGGVGLIACQWARVMGVKLIGTVGSEEKAALAIENGAAEVINYNKENFTERVKELTDGKGVSAVYDSIGKDTFIGSLDCLQPLGTMVSFGNASGPVTPFALSELASRGSLFVTRPTLMTYAARREDLEAMAKSLFGVVSSGEVKIDIRQRYALADVQQAHRDLEARKTTGSTILLP
- a CDS encoding methylglyoxal synthase → MKFRIALIAHDKKKDDMITLATEYKAFLSTCALVATGTTGGRLINEVGLEVERKHSGPFGGDLQIGSLLVEGQIDCVIFLRDPMTPQPHEPDINALVRACDVHNTPCATNLSSAHLVLSQLQQRAA
- a CDS encoding DMT family transporter produces the protein MDKSTTHSPLTRAAFLSGLGIAIGGSVLFSTKAIVAKLLYRYHIDAVTLIAFRMLFSFPVFAAVAVWKMRTGAPLTGGDRWRILGLGLVGYYLSSFLDFLGLQYISVGLERLILFLTPTFVLLISSTFLKQHISHKQWMALLISYCGIVLVFVHDLQGGHNVVLGAALVTGSAAAYAAYLLLSGEMVKRLGSLKLVSYAMCVSTVACVGQFFLLRPPEMLIQPLPVYGLSLLNGLLCTVAPVFMTMIAVERIGAGTASQAGMIGPVSTLFLGALLLGEPVTSWQLGGTALVLAGIYLLSKK
- a CDS encoding type II toxin-antitoxin system RelE/ParE family toxin produces the protein MSRVNLIGDRLCEHREMEIRRYTRADLSVPFQQWFDHLDKLAAAKVSRALFRMGDGNLSRVKWFASIGEYVIDWGPGYRIYLAKDGAMTILLLGGGTKKHQQIDITRAKLMHEEFKRRKKETGGGLLWS
- a CDS encoding transcriptional regulator; protein product: MELAGFEVGIVERIQREPAFAVALMTEVNEAFAEDENNIAKGILRVLTFGTVGFSALAHSLSLTAETLQQLLSQDATPDTASLRAVEKALRLALGVAAS
- a CDS encoding alkaline phosphatase D family protein — translated: MDRRQFIKFGSFITVSVASGVGLSACGGSDGAPGSDLALASGAWKFPQSVASGDPRADSIMLWTRAVPSAFDNVAVATGSDTAIRLIVTTTDNSAALGSNAALSGATVADVKLPLQVQYDNTVRHKLTGLSAATTYYYQFIAGDNRSNVGRFKTAPAADADVAQLQFVYMTCQDWSVNHWGAMTSIAAEQLDFIVHLGDYIYETVGEDFQLGAVESRHDALVLPDGVYKNGSSGAKYANTVNDYRYLYKKYRTDARLQALHERFAFIAIWDDHEFTDDAWQDAETYDGSFNADGSDLHQPARRRSANQAWFEYMPADVTLDGANTTFQNIKIYRDFQFGKLMQLVMTDERLYRADHIIPESSINPATGKPLGRIGSRYLVPQDLFNSVEAQKMAGAKSIGLDPLTTATMLGNTQRQWWMDKMKAATATWKLWGNEVSLLRMGLNGVDAIATLLALNAVTTVATSVGTAAASTGGNFAVAGAIVAGVTAGASSAVAQAAAVAIATKAAGGAAADAQAAAGVAAGLTAAQAAIAVATFGKVAAAAAAGQSGAALAAVAGQTIAFGYIKPEVQANKANSAFVAASGKKDALSAFFTKFLLNCDQWDGYNSERKALMAHLKTNNIGNVVAMTGDIHSFFAGTVNDDFDATGGGTPVMVDLVSAGISSDSFFSYLRDAASTLGDIGTLVSYPVAVPVTGLGTVNLNFNLLDYTMGKAAPTVASLAEQTRVQLRGALAAKGVPESQLEATTGAVLAGLQANSDFNTSLLTLAQQLSALGNNPWLKHLNTDAQGYTLVTLTPGKMTAQFRQVNKLVGTTAPATIVARTTTATVTAGTPAVTIS
- a CDS encoding YebC/PmpR family DNA-binding transcriptional regulator, encoding MAGHSKWANIKHKKAATDAKRGKIWTRLIKEITVAARMGGGDITSNPRLRLAIDKAADANMPKDNVQRAITRGTGGEDGAAYEEVRYEGYGVGGAAIIVDCMTDNRVRTVAEVRNAFNKNGGNMGNEGSVAFMFKHCGQFLFAPGTNEDALMEAALEAGAEDVVTDEEGGIEVLCGPHDFAGVKDALEAKGFKAEVAEIIMKPDVEIAVNGDNAIKMQKLLDALEALDDVQEVYSNTLIED